The genomic DNA GCGCGGCGACACCACCGTGGTCGACGCCTACCTGTCGCCCATCCTCAAGCGCTATGTCGACCAGGTGGCCGGCGAACTGCCCGGCATCCGCCTGATGTTCATGCAATCGAGCGGCGGCCTGACCGACGCGCACCGCTTCCGCGGCAAGGACGCCATCCTGTCCGGCCCGGCCGGCGGCATCGTCGGCATGGTGCGCACCAGCGAGCAGGCCGGTTTCGACAAGATCATCGGCTTCGACATGGGCGGCACCTCCACCGACGTGTCGCACTACGCCGGCGAATTCGAGCGCGAGTTCGAGACCCTGGTGGCCGGCGTGCGCATGCGCGCGCCCATGATGAGCATCCACACGGTCGCGGCCGGCGGCGGTTCGATCCTGCATTTCGACGGCGCGCGCCTGCGCGTCGGCCCGGATTCGGCCGGCGCCAACCCCGGCCCCGCCTGCTACCGCCGCGGCGGGCCGCTGGCCGTGACCGACTGCAACGTGCTGCTCGGCAAGATCCAGCCCGATTTCTTCCCCAAGGTGTTCGGTCCCGACGCCGACGAAGCGCTGGACCGCGACGCCGTCGTGCAGCGCTTTGAGGCCATGGCCGACGAGGTCCGCGCCGCCACCGGCCGCGACATGACGCCGGAACAGCTGGCCGAAGGCTTCCTGGAAATCGCCGTCGGCAACATGGCCGAAGCCATCAAGCGCATCTCGGTGCAACGCGGCCACGACGTCACCGAATACGCGCTGACCGTGTTCGGCGGCGCCGGCGGCCAGCACGCCTGCCTGGTGGCCGACGCGCTCGGCATGACCACGGTCTTCGCGCACCCGCTGGGCGGCGTGCTGTCGGCCTACGGCATGGGCCTGGCCGACCAGACCGACATGCGCCAGAAGACCGTCGAGAAAACGCTCGACGCCGCGCTGATGGCCGAACTGCAAGGCGAACTGGACGCGCTGGCCGAGCAGGCCGTGGGCGAACTGCGCCGCCAGCACGTGGCCGATAGCGACATCGGCGTGCAACGCCGCCTGCACCTGAAGTACCGCGGCACCGACACCGCGCTCGAAGTGCCGTATTCGGACCTGGACCAGGCCCGCAAGGACTTCGAGGCGGCCTATCGCCAGCGCTATTCCTTCCTCATGCCCAACCGAGAACTGGTGGTGGAGACCATCTCGGTGGAAGCCACCGGCGGTGGCGAGCGCGTCACCGAGACGCCCGCTTCGCGCAGCCGCGATGGCGCGCTGGCGCCACGCCGCGCGGTGCGCATGTACAGCGGCGGCGCCTGGCGCGACACGCCGTTGTACGTGCGTGAAGACATGGCTGGCGGCGACCTGGTGGCGGGCCCCGCCATCATCTCCGAGCCGAACCAGACCACCGTGGTCGAGCCCGGCTGGCAGGCCGAGCTGACGCAACAGGACCACTTCGTGATCCGCCGCGTCGAGGCCCGCCCCGAGCGCCGCGCCGTCGGCACCCAGGCCGACCCGGTGATGCTGGAGGTGTTCAACAACCTGTTCATGTCGATCGCCGAACAGATGGGCTACCGCCTGCAGAACACGGCGTACTCGGTCAACATCAAGGAACGCCTGGACTTCTCCTGCGCCATCTTCGACGCCCAGGCGCGCCTGATCGCCAACGCGCCGCACATGCCGGTGCACCTGGGCTCCATGGGCGAATCGGTGCGCACCGTCATGAACGCCAACGCCGGCCGCATGCAGCCGGGCGACGCCTACGTGGTCAACGACCCGTACCACGGCGGCACCCACCTGCCGGACGTCACGGTGATCACGCCGGTGTTCGACCGCAAGGGCAACGAGATCCTGTTCTACGTCGGCTCGCGCGGCCACCATGCGGATATCGGCGGCACCACCCCGGGCTCGATGCCGCCCGATTCGAAGACGGTCGAAGACGAAGGCGTGCTGTTCACCAACTTCCAGCTGGTCAAGGGCGGCGAGTTCCGCGAACAGGCCGCGCGCGACATCCTCGGCTCCGGCCGCTGGCCGGCGCGCAACCCGGACCAGAACATCGCCGACATGCACGCGCAGATCGCCGCCAACGAAAAGGGCGTGCAGGAACTGCTGCGCATGTGCGATCACTTCGGCCTGGACGTGGTGCGCGCCTACATGGGCCACGTGCAGGACAACGCCGAAGAGGCGGTGCGCCGCGTGATCTCGGTGCTCAAGGACGGCAGCTACGAGTATCCGCTGGACAACGGCGCGGTCATCCGCGTCGCGGTGCGGGTGGACAACCAGGCGCGCAGCGCCGTGGTCGACTTCACCGGCACGTCGGACCAGCTGGACAACAACTTCAACGCCCCGGGCGCCATCGCCGTGGCCGCGGTGCTGTACGTGTTCCGCACCCTGGTCAACGACGACATCCCGCTGAACGACGGCTGCCTGGTGCCGCTGTCGATCATCCTGCCGGAAGGCTCGATGCTGCGCCCGAACCCGCCGGCCTCGGTGGTGGCGGGCAACGTCGAAACGTCCATGTGCATCGTCAACGCGCTGTATGGCGCGCTCGGCGTGCTGGCCGCCAGCCAGGGCACCATGAACAACTTCACCTTCGGCAACGCGCGCCACCAGTACTACGAGACCATCTCGGGCGGTACGGGCGCCGGTCCCGTGCGCATCGATGCCGCCGGTCCCCACGACGAAGGCTTCCCCGGCACTTCGGTGGTGCAGGCGCACATGACCAACTCGCGCCTCACCGACCCCGAAGTGCTGGAGTTCCGCTTCCCGGTGCGGCTGGAGTCGTACGAGATCCGTCACGGCTCGGGCGGGGCGGGGCGCTATCCGGGCGGCAACGGCGGCGTGCGCCGCATCCGCTTCCTGGAAGACATGACCGCCGCGATCCTGTCCAACAACCGCCTGCACGCGCCATTCGGTCTGGCCGGCGGCGGACCGGGCGCGATGGGCCGCAACTACATCGAAAGGCTGGACGGCTCGATCGAGGAGCTTGGTCCGCAGGACAGCGCCCAGTTGCATCCGGGCGACGTGTTCGTGGTGGAAACGCCGGGAGGCGGGGGCTACGGCGCTCGTTGAGTCGGTGGCGTGAGGGCGGGGCGATCCGGGATAGTCATCACGGGTCGCTCCGTCACTCCGGATCGTTCATCACATCTAGCACGATCTCCGCCTTGGCCTTGTGGTCATGGACTCGCAACGTCACCTCGCTATCGCCGATCTCGAAGATCGCGGTGGCGAGCATGTTTTTGCCGTCCGGGTCCTCGGCATCCGTGCGCAGGATCGGCAGGCTTCTGTATCGTTACGAACTGCTTAGGGTATCGGATGAATCGTCAGTTGCTTGACTGTATTGGCGGTTTGACGGCGAGGCGCCTTGGAAAAAAAAGTGTTTGCAGCTGTTGTCTCGGGGTCAATCGGTAACACCGCCAAGAATTTCCCTGAAAGCGCCTCTCCCCTCACATTCCACATAGATTCAAACTGTGTACGACTGAATGTACGATTGCCCATCGATGGATCCGCCAGCCATACGGTGTCTCCGTTGATGCCTCGCAAGACGCTGAAGTGGTCGTCCTTGCGGTGCTTCATGTAAACGATGACTGGCATTCTAAGCCGGGCCAATTGGTCAAAACTCGCGGCAAAGCCTTGAGCCTTGAAGCCGAACTGGGCGAGAGCATTTGTCATGTCCTCGAAGCTGGCTCTTCCATCGGTCTTGTCCATGGCCTTAAGAAGTTGTTCTTCGGTGATTGCCTGACCATAGTGGCTGTCGAGTAGGGTGGCGAGAGATGCGGCGCCGCAAGAGTAGTCCAGATCCTGCTTGACTATCCGGTCGTCGCGCAAATGTTTCCAGCTTCTTACCGGAACGATTCCATGGCTGGAGTGCGTCAGGAGCAGAACGCCTACCGGGCCGGGAAGAATGGCATTGCTCGACGCGCCGGCCGCAACAGCGTTGGCCGCTGCCAGCGCGGCAACGGCGAGAAGCCGCGGCATGATGAAATATGTCTGGTTCATTGCGCCGGGATGACGAGGGGCGGGAGCGGCAAAGCCATTCCCAACATGGCCAGGATGACGCCAAGCGCCGTATACACAAGTATTGTGACCAAGATGGCTGGAATCAGACCGATCGCAATGCCGCCGATGCTGTAGCCGATACTGGCTTTGGGGATCGCGCTCGAGAGGGCATTGGCCCCGACCCACACTGAATATAGCCACAACAGCAGCGTAGCGAGCAGGGACACACCCATGGCGGCCAGGCCGATACCGAGCAGGTCGGCCAGGAGCCAAGAGGTGGCCACCAGGTTGAATAGATTGCCTTGGCCATCCCATCGGCCATCGCGTTTCATCCAGGCTCGCAATGCGCAGACGATGATAAGAAAGGCGGCCCAGGTGGAGATTATTGCTCCGCATAGGGTTACCCACATGGGGACCGCAGGCCAATTCGATTCTGGGGGCAGCACCCCGGAAATCAAACCGCCTGCCAAACCGAGGATCGTGATGGCTAGCGCGGATCGCCAGCGAGGGAAATCGAACCGCGAGAAGGGCAGTCCGCTCAGGCAAAAGAGGGAGAGGGAAGAGGCGATCATTGGGGCTTGTCGCTTAAATGCACCGTGATTGATGGCGTCTGTCAGAACGTTTGGGGTGCATAGTGGTAACCGCAGCAACTGACAGATGCGTTGCTGTCTGGAGCGCTTGATCGTAATAATTCAACGTTGTGATGGCATAGCGTTCTGATCAGGGTGATTCAAAGAGATAGCCAATCTCGAATTGCTAGAACACCCACTAATAGTATGGCAATCACAAATAACAGGAAGGGGATGAATTCACATACGAAAAAAATAGTGCCAGGGTCGCTCCACTTTATCGAACGAAAATAGTTACGGATTTTTTTACTCATGTGGCTCCAAGCTTTGCTCCGTTTTGAGGTCGCCAAGGCGACTATGGCTACCTTGGCGACTGTAAGATGGTGCTCCGGTTGTTATCGTCTGTGCCAGTAATACTCAACAAGGTTGCGGAAATGGTAGAACCGCATATATGGCGCGGCTTGATAGACCGACCATCCGGCAGCAGAAAGACGAGGGGCATAAAAATACATGTAGTACCGCCACCATGCACCCTCTGTCTCTTTCATTTCCTGCTGTGACAACGTCGCCAGTTGCATTGGGCTATTCGAAGGTTCGAACATCAAATTTATATCGGTCTGATTGAAAACTGCAATCGGTCCGCGTGTCTGCGGTGAGCTGGCATATACCTGCGATGACAGAAGGCCGGCGGTTAGTAGTATTAGCGCTAAGCGTGTTAACTGTTTCATATAGACTCTCTAGGAACTACAACCAGCCTTGAAATAGACTCTCAAGGCACCTATTGACGGTGTTTGCGTCACCGGCAATTTTTTGGGCGGCTTGCCGCCCTTTTTCTTACGATCACACCCAAAATCAAAATGTATACAGCCAGTTGGCTCGCAGCTCCGAACCGCTACGGCCCGATACATTGGCTTTTAGGGTGGTGGTCAGTGTGCTATCGCTTGTGAGGCCGTAACCGGCGCCAAGTAATAGATCAGTCGAGGTGCGATTGATACCTTGGCTATGACCGTCCAGCCGATCGGCCTGCCGATATGTCCATTGCGCGCCGGTGGTCAGTGTCACGCGGTCGTTGACGGCAAAGCCTACCGACGGGTTGAGCAATAGCAAGTTGCCAGGCTGGTATCGGTAAGAACCATCTGCACGGGCTCGGTTGAACTGATAGGCGGCCGTCAATGAGAATAAGATTGGGTCGATCGCGTGGTAGGCGGTGACGCCTAGCATGGCCGACTTGAGGCTGGCGCTGCCTTGCCTGTGCTTTTCCCGTAAAGCGATTTCCGCAAATCCGAGTACGGCAGGACCGTCGTCGTCTTGCTTGAATTGATAGTTGATGCCTACCCAAGCATCGACGAATCTCGACTCGCTGCTGGTGGTTGTGCCGTCGACACCGCTATTGCGTTGGTTTGATGAGAGGCCGCTTATTCGGGCGTATAGCTCGGTGTCTGTTGTCAGGCCGTATCGCAGGCCGAGTGTGCCTACCACGGTGTCGCTATTACCGAGACTCTCTCCGAGCGAGGTGGGCACGGTGATGAATGACGTCGGCCCCGTCTGGACAATAATCGGTTCGCCGATTGATATGCCAGCGCGGTCTGTGTTGGCGTAGGCCAACGATAATTCCATCCTGAGCTTTCCCGCGTCGGTGATCAGGTTCTCCACCGTAAGAGGCAACTCAGCCCACGCTGGGAGGGGGATAGCTAAAATTAGGCTGGCACAAAGGCGCGAAATACGCATGAGACTCTCAAATAATATTGAGTCTCATTCTATTTTTGGTCGCGGTATTTTTCGATTGGGCTTGGTCCGGGATTTGCCGGAATTGCGCGAGGTCACCTGCATGCCGTGTATACCAAGAACCGTCGTGAGGGAGAGGGCCCCCTGACATTCGTTGGCTAGCATCTCAGTGCATTGCTAATACTTGCGCGCGGTTCTGCGCGCAAGTATTCCTACTCCGGATCGTTCATCACATCCAGCACGATGTCCGCCTTCGGCTTGCGGTCGTAGACCCGCAGCGTCACCTCGCCATCGCCGATCTCGAAGATCGCGGTGGCGAGCGTGTTTTCGCCGTCCGGGTCCTTGGGATCGGTGCGCAGGATCGGCAGTTCGCCCTCGGTGTCATGCAACGCCGTCAGCAGGTCGGCGCCGACGGTGGCGGGCGACCAGGTGTCGACGATGCCCTCGATGCGGCGCTGGCGCTCGCGCGACGAGTCGGTGATGATCTGCGTCTGGCCGCGGCTGGCCTGGTGCACCATGTGGTTGGCATGGCCGTAGCGGGTGCCGATCTCCAGGACCGACGCGGCGCCGGGCGACGCCTCGACGCTGAAGACGCGGGCATCGGCGGCCGAGCCCAGCGTATGGTGGAAGCCGCCGGCGCGCTGCGCGTCGCGCAGCAACGCCACGGCCTCGTCCAGGGTGGCGCAGTCGAGCACCGCGCGCGCCAGCAGCATGCGCGGCACGCCGGGCTGGCGCAGGCGCGTGCGCAGGTTGTTGATGGTCTGCACCAGGCCGGCGCGATTGGCCCCGAAGGTGTGGCCGGGCAGGGAACCCGGGTAATAGAAGCTCAGGTAGCCGGGCGCGTCGTCCAGCGCCACGTCGACCAGATGGCAGCGGCCGTACAGGAACGGATCGCCGTCCTCGTTGTGGCCGATCCAGCGGGTGCCGTCGGCCGCCTTCAGCGCCACCGACGTGCAGCCGTCGCCGCTGCCGCTGCTGTGCAGCAGGTCGCCCCGGCAGTTCCACAGCAACACGTCCGCCAGCGGCATCCCCAGCCCCTCGGCCAGCCCCTCCAGTTCGTCCCACACGGCGGGAAGGGCGCGCCGGGCCTGTTCGCCCAGTTCCGCCACGTAGGGGTGGCCGCGCCAGGGGCGCAGCGCCTTCCAGGTGGCGCTCTGGTCCAGGTAGGTCGCCATCAGCGGGCGGGCCAGCTTGCCTAGCGCCACGCCGACCTGGCGCCGGTTGCCGGCGATGCGTACATACTTGTAGGGCATGGGGATTCTCCGGGGTGTCATGCGGATTGTAATTTTTCTAAGCTCTGTCCGGTGGGGACGGATGCGTTAAGATTCCCCGTAAGTTGCTCCGGCGATCCCGGTGTGGCCCGCGCATCATGTCCTAACTACAACCCCGGGTGCTATCGGCCCCAAGAGGAGAGTTTCATGATTAAACGTAAAGTCGCCGCCGCCTTGGTCGGCCTGTCCGTGGCCATGTTCGGCGCCGCCTCCGGCGCCTACGCCCAAGGCAAGGAATTGGTGGTGGCCACCGACACGGCGTTCGTGCCGTTCGAGTTCAAGCAGGGCAACACCTATACCGGCTTCGACGTGGACCTGTGGGCGGCCATCGCCAAGGAACTGAACGTCAAGTACAAGCTGCAGCCGATGGACTTCAACGGCATCATCCCCGGCCTGCAGACCAAGAACATCGACGTGGCGCTGGCCGGCATCACCATCCGCGATGACCGCAAGAAGGTGATCGACTTCTCCGATCCCTACTACGAAAGCGGCCTGGCCATCCTGGTCGGCGAAAAGAACACCGACATCAAGGACGCCAAGTCGCTGGCCGGCAAGACCGTCGCGGTCAAGACCGGCACGGCCACCGTGGACTTCCTGAAGGCCCAGGTGCCGGACGCCAAGCTCAAGCTGTTCCCCAACATCGACAACGCCTACCTGGAACTGGCCACCGGCCGGGTCGATGCCGCCGTGCACGACACGCCCAACGTCCAGTACTACGCCAACACGGCTGGCAAGGGCCGCGTCAAGGTGGTCGGCTCGGTCAAGAGCGGCGACTTCTACGGCATCGCCTTCCCCAAGGGCAGCGAACTGGTGCCGCAGGTCAACAAGGCCCTGGCCACGCTCAAGTCCAACGGCCAGTACGACGCCATCTACGAGAAGTGGTTCGGCAAGAAGCCCTGAGCTTTTCCGTCGGATTGATGTTGCATTTCGGGGCCGCCCGGCAGTCTGGGGCCCCGGCGCTTCGCTCCGGCGACGCCGGGCCCGGGACGGGGCGGCCCCGAGCCGCTTGCGGCGCCGGGCGTTTCCGCCATGATGCGGCGCGCGGGCGCGCCATTGAGGGGTAATTCGTGGATTTTGACTGGAATGTAGTGATGGAGGCGTTGCCCAACCTGTGGGTGGGCACGCAGATGACCATCAAGATCACCTTTTGGGGCCTGTTCGGCGGCTTTCTGCTGGGCGCGCTCTCCGGCGTGACGCGGGCCTACGGGCATCCGATACTGTCGGGCATCGCCCAGGTGTATGTCGCGGTGATCCGCGGCACGCCGATCGTGGTGCAGGTGATGTTCATTTATTTCGCCTTGCCGCTCTTGGCGAACATCCGGGTGGACGCCGAGTGGGCGGCCATCGTCACGCTCATCATCAATTCAGGCGCCTATATTTCCGAGATCGTGCGCGGTTCGCTGCTGTCGGTCCACAAGGGGCTGAAGGAAGCCGGGCAGGCGATGGGCCTGCCGTTTCACAAGATCCTGTTCCACATCATCGGGCCGGTGGCGTTCCGCCGCATGATTCCGCCGCTGGGCAACCAGTGCATCATCAGCCTGAAGGATTCGTCGCTGTTCATCGTGATCGGCGTCGCGGAACTGACCCGCCAGGGCCAGGAGATCATGGCCAGCAACTTCCGCGCGGTCGAGATCTGGTCGGCGATCGCCATCGTCTACCTGATCCTGACGGGCACGATGGCGCTGATCCTGCACCTGGTGGAAAAAAGGATGCGCATACTATGAGCATGGTTGAATTTCATGACGTCACCAAGACGTTCGGCGCGTCCACGGTGCTGGACGGCATCTCGCTCAACATCGACGCGGGCGAGGTGGTCGTGGTGGTGGGGCCGTCCGGCTCCGGCAAGTCCACCTTCCTGCGGTGCATCAATGTGCTCGAAACGATCAACGGCGGCGATCTGCTGGTCGACGGCCTGAGCGTGCACGGCGGCGCCGCCCAGGTGCGCGAGATCCGGCGCGAGGCCGGCATGGTGTTCCAGCAGTTCAATCTGTTCCCGCAGATGACCGCGCTGCAGAATGTCATGTTCGGGCCGGTGCACACGCGCGGACAGAGCCGCGACGAGGCGCGCGAACTGGCCGAGCAACTGCTGGGCAAGGTCGGGCTGGCCGAGCGCATGAACCACTACCCATCCGAACTGTCCGGCGGCCAGCAGCAGCGCGTGGCGATCGCCCGCGCGTTGGCGATCAAGCCCAAGCTGATGCTGTTCGACGAGCCGACTTCGGCGCTCGATCCGGAACTGCGCCACGAGGTGCTGAAGGTGATGCGCGACCTGGCCGAGGAGGGCATGACCATGGTGGTGGTCACGCACGAAATGGAATTCGCGCGCAAGGTCGGCAGCCGCCTGATCTTCATCGACGCCGGCAAGATCGCGCATGACGGTCCGCCAGCCGAGTTGCTGGACAATCCGCCCAGCCAGCGCCTGAGGGACTTCCTGCAACACGTGGCCTGAGCGGCGTCGCCGCCCGCCGCGCCATCGGGCGCGTGGCGGCTGGCCGCTTGGCGTTCGCGCGGCCAAGCGCCGGCCCTCGGGGCGCGTGGCGTCCGGGTCCGCTAGCGCGACGCGGGCTTGGCGGGCAGGGCCAGCACCTGTTCCGTCGTCATGATGTCGGCGAAAGTGTCGTCCAGCGCCGCCAGCGTCGCCCGGTGCAGCGTGGCGTGCGGCACCACGCCTTCACGGCCGTCGATGTCGCGCGTGGCGCAGGCATCCTCCGCCACGATCACCTGGTAGCCCAGCGGCACCGCGTCGCGCGCGGCGCCGGCCACGCAGGCGTGCGTCATCAGGCCGGCGACGACCACCGTGCCGACGCCGCCGGCCTGCAACCGTTCGTGCAGGTCCGTGCCGGGAAACGCGCTGACCTGGGTCTTGCGCACCACGCCGTGGCCCGCCGCGGGTTGCAGCTCGGGGTGGAAGCGCGAACCGGGGCCATCCTCCGGAAACAGCGGGCTGCCAGGGGGCAGCACATGCTGCACGTGGATCACCGCGATGCCGGCGCGGTCGGCGTGCTCGACCAGCCGCCGGGCGTTGCGCAGGGCCCGCAGCCCGTCGGGAATGGGCATGCGGCCGCTGAAATACTCTTCCTGGAAATCGATCACCAGCAGCGCCGTGGCGCCGGGGTTCAGCGATTGCGGCGCGGTCGCGCCGGCCATCGTGCGGATCGTGGGGTGGTGCATGGATACCTCGACAGGTTGGGGGGAAGGCGTCCAGTATCCGGCCCAGGCTTGCCCGCGATAAGTGGCCCGAAAGCCAATATGCGCTAGGATCGGGCCATTCCGGTTTCCGTTGCGAGCGCACCCATGCACACCGTCGCCGTGCTGGCCTTCGAAGGCATCAGTCCTTTTCACCTGTCCGTGCCCTGCATGGTGTTCGGCGACGACCTGGCGCGGCTGGGCGTGCCGCGCTATGAGCTGCTGGTCTGCGGCGAGCGCCGGGGCCTGATCCCGACCATGTCGGGCTTCAATATCGAGGTGCCGCACGACCTGTCCGCTTTGGCGCGGGCCGACACGGTCATCGTGCCGGCCTGGCGTGATCCGGACGAACCGCCGCCGCCGGCGCTGCTCGGTGCCCTGCGCGCCACCCATGCGCGCGGCGCGCGGGTGGTGGGCCTGTGCCTGGGCACCTTCGTGCTGGCCGAGGCCGGCCTGCTGGACGGCCGCCGCGCGGCCACCCACTGGGTCTGGGCCGGGGATTTCCGCAAGCGCTATCCCCGCGTGCGGCTGGACCAGGACGTCCTGTATGTGGACGACGGCGACATCCTGACCTCCGCCGGCACCGCGGCGGCGATCGACTGCTGCCTGCACCTGCTGCGCGGCGACCATGGCGCCGAGATCGCCAACCGCGTCGCTCGCCGCATGGTGGTGGCGCCGCAACGCGACGGCGGCCAGGCGCAATATATCGAGCATCCGCTGCCGAAAGCCGCGGGCGGCGACCGCCTGCGCGCCACGCTGGACTGGGCCATCGAGCACCTGGACCAGCCGTTGTGCCTGGACCAACTGGCGGCGCGCGCCAGCATGAGCCGGCGCAATTTCACGCGCCACTTCAAGGCGCAGACCGGCGCCACCGTTTCGCAGTGGCTGCTGAACCACCGGCTGGCCTCGACCCAGCGCCTGCTGGAAACCAGCGACCACGGCATCGACTGCATCGCCGGCCTGGTGGGCTTCGGCTCGGCGGCGTCACTGCGGCAGCATTTCGCCGCCGCGTTCTCGGTGTCGCCTGGCGCCTACCGGCGCCAGTTCCGCCAGGCGCCCGGACCGCGGCGGGCAGCGTAGGCGCAGCGCGTTTGAAGCGGACGGCACGGCAACGCGAACGTCCAACTGCGCGGCCCCAGCGGTGGGGCAAGAAAAAAGGGGCGCCGGAGCACCCCTTTGATCGCAATTCGCCGTAACCGCGCTCAGCCCTTCACGCGCACGATCTTCTGCACTTGCGGCACGTGGCGGATGGCGCGGATCACCTGCGCCAGGTGCTTGCGGCTGTCCACCTGGATGGTCAGGTGCAGCGACACCGTCGAGACCGCGTCATCGTGCATGGTCACATGCATGATGTTGGCGTCGGCCGCCGTGACTTCGGCGGCCAGCCGGCCCAGTACGCCGCGCTCGTTGCGCGTGACGATGTCCAGGCGCGTGGCCAGGTGCTTGGCGGTGTGGGCGTCCCAGGCGACGTTGATCCAGCGTTCCGGTTCGCGCAGGCGCTGGCGCATGGCCACCGGGCAGTCGGCGGTGTGC from Achromobacter xylosoxidans includes the following:
- a CDS encoding C45 family autoproteolytic acyltransferase/hydolase, with the protein product MPYKYVRIAGNRRQVGVALGKLARPLMATYLDQSATWKALRPWRGHPYVAELGEQARRALPAVWDELEGLAEGLGMPLADVLLWNCRGDLLHSSGSGDGCTSVALKAADGTRWIGHNEDGDPFLYGRCHLVDVALDDAPGYLSFYYPGSLPGHTFGANRAGLVQTINNLRTRLRQPGVPRMLLARAVLDCATLDEAVALLRDAQRAGGFHHTLGSAADARVFSVEASPGAASVLEIGTRYGHANHMVHQASRGQTQIITDSSRERQRRIEGIVDTWSPATVGADLLTALHDTEGELPILRTDPKDPDGENTLATAIFEIGDGEVTLRVYDRKPKADIVLDVMNDPE
- a CDS encoding hydantoinase B/oxoprolinase family protein, which produces MKWQFWIDRGGTFTDIVARRPDGTTTTAKMLSENPEQYRDAAVAGIRKLLGIAPGQPVPAEQVECVKMGTTVATNALLERKGERTLLVTTRGFRDGLRIAYQNRPRLFDRNVLLPEMLYEAVVEADERVAADGEVIRDLDEAALRRDMQAAYDSGIRTVAIVFMHAWHATGHEQRAARIAREIGFTQVSASHEVSPLIKYVSRGDTTVVDAYLSPILKRYVDQVAGELPGIRLMFMQSSGGLTDAHRFRGKDAILSGPAGGIVGMVRTSEQAGFDKIIGFDMGGTSTDVSHYAGEFEREFETLVAGVRMRAPMMSIHTVAAGGGSILHFDGARLRVGPDSAGANPGPACYRRGGPLAVTDCNVLLGKIQPDFFPKVFGPDADEALDRDAVVQRFEAMADEVRAATGRDMTPEQLAEGFLEIAVGNMAEAIKRISVQRGHDVTEYALTVFGGAGGQHACLVADALGMTTVFAHPLGGVLSAYGMGLADQTDMRQKTVEKTLDAALMAELQGELDALAEQAVGELRRQHVADSDIGVQRRLHLKYRGTDTALEVPYSDLDQARKDFEAAYRQRYSFLMPNRELVVETISVEATGGGERVTETPASRSRDGALAPRRAVRMYSGGAWRDTPLYVREDMAGGDLVAGPAIISEPNQTTVVEPGWQAELTQQDHFVIRRVEARPERRAVGTQADPVMLEVFNNLFMSIAEQMGYRLQNTAYSVNIKERLDFSCAIFDAQARLIANAPHMPVHLGSMGESVRTVMNANAGRMQPGDAYVVNDPYHGGTHLPDVTVITPVFDRKGNEILFYVGSRGHHADIGGTTPGSMPPDSKTVEDEGVLFTNFQLVKGGEFREQAARDILGSGRWPARNPDQNIADMHAQIAANEKGVQELLRMCDHFGLDVVRAYMGHVQDNAEEAVRRVISVLKDGSYEYPLDNGAVIRVAVRVDNQARSAVVDFTGTSDQLDNNFNAPGAIAVAAVLYVFRTLVNDDIPLNDGCLVPLSIILPEGSMLRPNPPASVVAGNVETSMCIVNALYGALGVLAASQGTMNNFTFGNARHQYYETISGGTGAGPVRIDAAGPHDEGFPGTSVVQAHMTNSRLTDPEVLEFRFPVRLESYEIRHGSGGAGRYPGGNGGVRRIRFLEDMTAAILSNNRLHAPFGLAGGGPGAMGRNYIERLDGSIEELGPQDSAQLHPGDVFVVETPGGGGYGAR
- a CDS encoding GlxA family transcriptional regulator gives rise to the protein MHTVAVLAFEGISPFHLSVPCMVFGDDLARLGVPRYELLVCGERRGLIPTMSGFNIEVPHDLSALARADTVIVPAWRDPDEPPPPALLGALRATHARGARVVGLCLGTFVLAEAGLLDGRRAATHWVWAGDFRKRYPRVRLDQDVLYVDDGDILTSAGTAAAIDCCLHLLRGDHGAEIANRVARRMVVAPQRDGGQAQYIEHPLPKAAGGDRLRATLDWAIEHLDQPLCLDQLAARASMSRRNFTRHFKAQTGATVSQWLLNHRLASTQRLLETSDHGIDCIAGLVGFGSAASLRQHFAAAFSVSPGAYRRQFRQAPGPRRAA
- a CDS encoding cysteine hydrolase family protein, translated to MHHPTIRTMAGATAPQSLNPGATALLVIDFQEEYFSGRMPIPDGLRALRNARRLVEHADRAGIAVIHVQHVLPPGSPLFPEDGPGSRFHPELQPAAGHGVVRKTQVSAFPGTDLHERLQAGGVGTVVVAGLMTHACVAGAARDAVPLGYQVIVAEDACATRDIDGREGVVPHATLHRATLAALDDTFADIMTTEQVLALPAKPASR
- the glnP gene encoding glutamine ABC transporter permease GlnP; the protein is MDFDWNVVMEALPNLWVGTQMTIKITFWGLFGGFLLGALSGVTRAYGHPILSGIAQVYVAVIRGTPIVVQVMFIYFALPLLANIRVDAEWAAIVTLIINSGAYISEIVRGSLLSVHKGLKEAGQAMGLPFHKILFHIIGPVAFRRMIPPLGNQCIISLKDSSLFIVIGVAELTRQGQEIMASNFRAVEIWSAIAIVYLILTGTMALILHLVEKRMRIL
- a CDS encoding C39 family peptidase is translated as MNQTYFIMPRLLAVAALAAANAVAAGASSNAILPGPVGVLLLTHSSHGIVPVRSWKHLRDDRIVKQDLDYSCGAASLATLLDSHYGQAITEEQLLKAMDKTDGRASFEDMTNALAQFGFKAQGFAASFDQLARLRMPVIVYMKHRKDDHFSVLRGINGDTVWLADPSMGNRTFSRTQFESMWNVRGEALSGKFLAVLPIDPETTAANTFFSKAPRRQTANTVKQLTIHPIP
- the glnQ gene encoding glutamine ABC transporter ATP-binding protein GlnQ; this encodes MSMVEFHDVTKTFGASTVLDGISLNIDAGEVVVVVGPSGSGKSTFLRCINVLETINGGDLLVDGLSVHGGAAQVREIRREAGMVFQQFNLFPQMTALQNVMFGPVHTRGQSRDEARELAEQLLGKVGLAERMNHYPSELSGGQQQRVAIARALAIKPKLMLFDEPTSALDPELRHEVLKVMRDLAEEGMTMVVVTHEMEFARKVGSRLIFIDAGKIAHDGPPAELLDNPPSQRLRDFLQHVA
- the glnH gene encoding glutamine ABC transporter substrate-binding protein GlnH, yielding MIKRKVAAALVGLSVAMFGAASGAYAQGKELVVATDTAFVPFEFKQGNTYTGFDVDLWAAIAKELNVKYKLQPMDFNGIIPGLQTKNIDVALAGITIRDDRKKVIDFSDPYYESGLAILVGEKNTDIKDAKSLAGKTVAVKTGTATVDFLKAQVPDAKLKLFPNIDNAYLELATGRVDAAVHDTPNVQYYANTAGKGRVKVVGSVKSGDFYGIAFPKGSELVPQVNKALATLKSNGQYDAIYEKWFGKKP